ATCCAAAACTTGTCAATGCCAATGATTTCTTCTTTCAAGGACTAAACATTCCTAGGAGCACTGTAAATCAGCTCGGGTCGAATGTCACTCTTTTGAATGTGGACAAAATATTTGGCCTCAATACACTAGGTATATCCTTAGCTCGTATAGACTTTGCACCGTACGGCCTAAATCCACCCCATACTCATCCTCGTGCCACAGAGATTTTAGTAGTTTTAGAAGGTACTCTGTTAGTTGGCTTTGTCACATCCAACCCAGATAACCGTCTCATCACCAAAACTCTAAATGCGGGAGATGTATTCGTCTTCCCAATTGGTCTCATTCACTTCCAGTTTAA
The sequence above is drawn from the Alnus glutinosa chromosome 11, dhAlnGlut1.1, whole genome shotgun sequence genome and encodes:
- the LOC133882175 gene encoding germin-like protein subfamily 1 member 7; the protein is MKGVPNYLVALALMALACSLASAYDPAPLQDFCVAVNTSTEAVFVNGKFCKDPKLVNANDFFFQGLNIPRSTVNQLGSNVTLLNVDKIFGLNTLGISLARIDFAPYGLNPPHTHPRATEILVVLEGTLLVGFVTSNPDNRLITKTLNAGDVFVFPIGLIHFQFNVGKTNAVAFAGLGSQNPGLIVIAKNVFGSNPPINPDVLTKAFQLDKNVVESLQKKFST